In Streptomyces sp. SN-593, a single genomic region encodes these proteins:
- a CDS encoding ATP-binding protein, whose amino-acid sequence MSAAKSAGGPARRPDLVPRLAVPRLAGRDRDLALFEQALDGRPGLVVVAGEAGIGKTRLLHELLPRRPETALVAVCPPFREPYTLGPVVDAVRRLAGSVAGLPLTGLAGALRPLFPEWAEHLPPAPEPLPDDAAARHRLLRALAELVDALGVGLFVVEDAHWADETTLELLLLLRARWEHGPRLVLTYRPEDVRPRSPLRRLVAQAGVTRLEPAPLDTAGTADLVSSMLGGEPVSVEFAEFLRAHTDGLPLAIEESVRLLHDRADLVHEDGAWLRRDVAELDVPPGIREAVLERISRLRPAVGRALAALAVLEGERPPALVAEVAGAPPADVSAGLAEALAGGLLQEDREGRVSFRHVLAARSVYHDLGAAERGRLHRRAGRALEREPVLRAAELARHFREAGDPARWAAHARRAADDAIASGDPRTAFGLLLDLLVGGAVRGAAVAPVVQRMPLYAAPGDDPLRALVAVLRETAAGELGDEERTEATWQLARLMFHVGDPGNAAAAMERAVPGLVRDRPVAAVHAMMMLARPLGTTHPAARHRAWLERAGRLSRTCPGSPQERLSFLMDRAATLLVLGDPAGWAAARDLPDAGETPGELLQRARGFANLGEAAMLWGRYDEARRLLDAAAALAEEHRHLRLRDLVGGTLAHLDWLTGGWTGLGRWAATALDAGEPVLRADALLLTGQLDAARGRHREAAEKTRSAAATGRPRGPADGFRDPSAVLARLALAAGRPAEALAATDAAWRLVEAKGLWLWAAEIAPPRVRALLQEGRAGEAADAAGAFAAGTRGLDAPMATAARLLAEALLARDGGEPLAAAGLFEEAAAAWEVLPRPYDALLAREAAARCRLAAGPGGPAGAPAVGALREVFAGLTALGAAGDAERVRGALAEAGARVGGRAGRPGYGDRLSPRELDVVRLLVEGRTSAQIARVLGLSPRTVEKHVQAAMRKRGAPSRTALAVAAVESGDVPPAARRRPPPSSA is encoded by the coding sequence ATGAGTGCAGCAAAGAGTGCCGGCGGCCCGGCACGCCGGCCCGACCTCGTCCCCCGCCTCGCCGTCCCCCGCCTCGCCGGGCGCGACCGCGATCTCGCGCTGTTCGAGCAGGCCCTCGACGGGCGGCCGGGGCTCGTGGTGGTCGCCGGCGAGGCGGGCATCGGGAAGACCCGGCTGCTCCACGAACTCCTGCCGCGGCGCCCGGAGACCGCGCTGGTCGCCGTCTGCCCGCCGTTCCGGGAGCCGTACACGCTCGGCCCGGTCGTGGACGCGGTGCGCCGGCTGGCCGGGTCCGTCGCCGGCCTGCCGCTGACCGGGCTGGCCGGGGCGCTGCGGCCGCTCTTCCCCGAGTGGGCCGAGCACCTGCCGCCCGCGCCCGAGCCGCTGCCCGACGACGCCGCCGCGCGGCACCGCCTGCTGCGCGCGCTCGCCGAACTCGTCGACGCCCTGGGCGTCGGGCTGTTCGTGGTGGAGGACGCGCACTGGGCCGACGAGACCACGCTCGAACTGCTGCTGTTGCTGCGGGCCCGGTGGGAACACGGCCCGCGCCTGGTCCTCACCTACCGCCCCGAGGACGTCCGCCCGCGGTCGCCGCTGCGCCGGCTGGTCGCCCAGGCGGGCGTCACCCGCCTGGAACCCGCGCCCCTGGACACCGCCGGCACCGCCGACCTGGTGTCCTCGATGCTCGGCGGGGAGCCGGTCTCGGTGGAGTTCGCCGAGTTCCTGCGCGCCCACACCGACGGGCTGCCGCTCGCGATCGAGGAGTCCGTCCGGCTGCTGCACGACCGCGCCGACCTCGTCCACGAGGACGGCGCGTGGCTGCGCCGCGACGTCGCCGAACTCGACGTGCCGCCCGGCATCCGCGAGGCGGTGCTGGAGCGGATATCCCGGCTGCGGCCGGCGGTCGGCCGGGCACTGGCCGCGCTTGCGGTGCTGGAGGGGGAACGGCCGCCGGCGCTGGTCGCGGAGGTCGCCGGAGCGCCCCCGGCGGACGTCTCGGCCGGCCTGGCCGAGGCGCTGGCCGGCGGGCTGCTCCAGGAGGACCGCGAGGGCCGGGTGTCCTTCCGCCACGTGCTGGCCGCGCGCAGCGTCTACCACGACCTCGGCGCCGCGGAGCGCGGCCGCCTCCACCGCCGCGCCGGGCGCGCCCTGGAGCGCGAGCCGGTGCTGCGGGCCGCCGAACTGGCCCGGCACTTCCGGGAGGCGGGCGACCCGGCGCGCTGGGCGGCCCACGCCCGGCGGGCGGCGGACGACGCCATCGCCTCCGGCGACCCCCGCACGGCGTTCGGGCTGCTGCTGGACCTGCTGGTCGGCGGCGCCGTCCGCGGCGCGGCGGTCGCCCCGGTGGTGCAGCGCATGCCGCTGTACGCCGCCCCCGGCGACGACCCGCTGCGCGCGCTCGTCGCCGTGCTGCGCGAGACCGCCGCCGGCGAACTCGGCGACGAGGAGCGGACGGAGGCGACCTGGCAGCTCGCCCGGCTGATGTTCCACGTCGGCGACCCCGGGAACGCGGCGGCCGCGATGGAGCGGGCCGTGCCGGGGCTGGTCCGGGACCGGCCGGTCGCCGCGGTCCACGCGATGATGATGCTCGCCCGCCCGCTGGGCACCACCCACCCGGCCGCGCGGCACCGCGCCTGGCTGGAGCGGGCCGGGCGGCTGTCCAGGACCTGTCCGGGCTCCCCGCAGGAGCGGCTCTCCTTCCTCATGGACCGCGCCGCGACCCTCCTGGTCCTCGGGGACCCCGCCGGCTGGGCGGCGGCGCGCGACCTGCCGGACGCGGGGGAGACCCCCGGGGAACTGCTGCAACGGGCCCGGGGGTTCGCCAACCTCGGTGAGGCGGCGATGCTGTGGGGCCGGTACGACGAGGCCCGGCGGCTGCTCGACGCGGCCGCCGCGCTGGCCGAGGAGCACCGGCACCTGCGCCTGCGCGACCTCGTCGGGGGCACCCTCGCCCACCTCGACTGGCTCACCGGCGGCTGGACCGGCCTGGGGCGGTGGGCCGCGACGGCGCTGGACGCCGGCGAACCCGTGCTGCGCGCCGACGCGTTGCTGCTGACCGGACAGCTCGACGCCGCCCGCGGCCGTCACCGGGAGGCCGCCGAGAAGACCCGCTCCGCCGCCGCGACCGGGCGGCCGCGCGGCCCCGCCGACGGGTTCCGCGACCCGTCCGCCGTGCTCGCGCGGCTGGCGCTGGCGGCCGGCCGCCCCGCGGAGGCGCTGGCCGCCACCGATGCCGCCTGGCGGCTCGTCGAGGCCAAGGGGCTGTGGCTGTGGGCCGCCGAGATCGCCCCGCCGCGGGTGCGCGCCCTGCTCCAGGAGGGCCGCGCGGGCGAAGCCGCCGACGCGGCGGGGGCGTTCGCCGCGGGGACCCGCGGACTCGACGCGCCGATGGCGACCGCGGCCCGGCTGCTCGCCGAGGCGCTGCTCGCCCGCGACGGCGGCGAACCCCTCGCCGCGGCCGGGCTGTTCGAGGAGGCGGCGGCCGCGTGGGAGGTGCTGCCGCGGCCCTACGACGCGCTGCTCGCCCGGGAGGCGGCGGCGCGGTGCCGCCTCGCCGCCGGTCCCGGCGGTCCGGCGGGCGCTCCGGCGGTCGGTGCGCTCCGGGAGGTCTTCGCCGGGCTCACCGCGCTCGGTGCGGCGGGGGACGCGGAACGGGTGCGGGGCGCCCTCGCGGAGGCGGGGGCCAGGGTCGGCGGCCGGGCCGGCCGGCCCGGCTACGGCGACCGGCTCTCGCCGCGCGAACTCGACGTGGTGCGGCTGCTCGTCGAGGGGCGGACCAGCGCCCAGATCGCCCGCGTGCTGGGGCTCTCGCCCCGCACCGTCGAGAAGCACGTCCAGGCCGCGATGCGCAAGCGCGGCGCCCCCTCGCGCACCGCGCTGGCCGTCGCCGCGGTGGAGTCCGGCGACGTCCCCCCGGCCGCCCGCCGCCGGCCCCCGCCGTCCTCCGCCTGA